The Bacillus sp. FJAT-27916 genomic interval AGAATTGAAGGATATCCCAAGGCAGACGCTGCGAGAGCATATGGGCATTGTCCTGCAGGACCCGTATCTCTTTACAGGGACAATTCTCTCCAATATCACGCTTGATGATCCGAAGATTACGAAGGAAGCAGCAGAGAAGGCTTTAAGGGATGTTGGGGCAGATCGTGTCCTTGCCAATCTTGAGCATGGCTTTGATGAGCCTGTGGTTGAGAAGGGCAGTACGTTATCCTCTGGTCAGCGCCAATTGATATCCTTTGCCAGGGCATTAGCCTTTAATCCAGCAATCCTTATCCTAGATGAAGCGACGTCGAGCATTGATACGGAAACAGAGACACTCATACAAGAGGCGATGGATGTCCTCAAAAAAGGACGGACGACCTTCATTATTGCCCATCGTCTGTCAACTATTAAGAATGCAGACCAAATCCTGGTTCTTGATAAAGGGGAGATTGTTGAGCGGGGCAGCCATGATGAACTGATGAGCTTGAAGGGCAGATATTATCAAATGTATGAGCTGCAATCAGGGAAGAGGGCTGGATAATAGATAAATAGAAAGGAGGCGCTCCTATTGAACGCCTCCTTTTTGTGCAAGTAGCATGATGAAAGATTAGAATACTCGATCTCCGTTAAAGATGGAATTCTTCACGACAACATAGTCAACGGTGCGGATTGCTTCTATTGTTTTCCCGCCGGCATAGGAGATGGAGGATTGGAGGTCCTGTTCCATTTCAATCAATGTATCCATTAGAGGACCTTTATACTCAACATACATTTTCTTGCCTTCCACATTTCGTCGTTCGCCTTTTTGGTATTCAGATGCGGATCCGAAGTATTCTTTGTAACGTTTCCCGTCTATCTCAAAGCTTTCGCCTGGTGATTCTTCATGCCCAGCAAAAAGGGAGCCAATCATAACCATTGTTGCTCCGAAACGGATGGATTTCGCGATATCACCATGTGTGCGGATACCGCCGTCAGCGATGATTGGCTTTGTTGCAGCTTTGCCGCATAGGCGAAGAGCCGCCAGCTGCCAGCCGCCTGTACCGAAGCCAGTCTTGATTTTGGTAATGCATACTTTACCTGGTCCAATGCCGACCTTGGTGGCGTCAGCACCGGCATTTTCAAGCTCTCTCACGGCTTCAGGAGTGCCGACATTTCCGGCGATGACAAAGCTCTCCGGCAAATACTTCTTGATATGCTGAATCATCTTGATCACAGAGTTCGAGTGACCATGTGCAATATCGATTGTGATGTAATCAGGAAGAAGACCATCCTTCGCGAGACACTCGATAAATTCATATTCTTCTGGTTTGACACCGACACTGATGGATGTGATCAACCCGCGGGCTTGCATCTTTTGAATGAAGGCAACACGTTTTTCCGGGTGGAATCGATGCATGATATAGAAATAGCCATTTTCGGCCAGCTTGACTGCGATGTTTTCATCGATAATGGTTTGCATGTTTGCAGGCACGACAGGGAGCTTGAAGGAATGAGCTCCAAGTGTAACGGTTGTGTCACATTCTGAACGGCTGTCAACTATGCATTTTGCGGGAATTAGCTGGATATCTTCGTAATCAAATACTTTTCTCATGTGTTTGCACCTCTATATCCGAATGAAATTATTTTGTTTTGTAATAATGTTCGTCCTTTTGTAATGTACAATACTTTCAGGCAGAAGTCAAAAGGATAATTTTTCTGTGTGGAAAGGTCTATTGTTTACTTGGGGACGAAAGACGTATAATCAGTGAGCAAGAGTAAAAAATGGAGGTGGTCAGCATGCGAAAGCAGGATACTCAAGCGTTCCATATGAAGCCTTTTATTAGCGGCGATCCTTCATATGGAGCGGCATTGTAGTACACATTTAATCGCCCAATCATAAAAGGCTCAATTCGTTATTTAACCAAAATAATGAAGGAGCGAGCCTAACATGAAATATCAATCGGCCAATAGAATTCTCCCAAAGGAACTACTTGAGGAAATTCAAAAATATATAGACGGTGACTTACTGTATATTCCCGTCAAAGAGGAAGAAAGAAAACCATGGGGCAGTTTGACCAAGGCAAAGGAATATACGAATAAAAGGAATGAGGAAATAAGGGCTTCTTATCGGCAAGGCGCAGCAATTACCGAGTTGGCTGACCAGTACAGCCTCTCCCCTTATACCATTCGTAATATACTCTATCGAAAGTAGGCACCAAGCAGGGGGCTGCGCTTAATACGGCAGCTCTCTGCAGGGTGCCAATTTCTTTTTATATGAAAGATGAATGTTTATCCAGCGAGTCAAGCATGATAAAATGGAAAAACGGAGGTGAAGGCAAGAATGAAACCGTTTATTGAAAACCACCAATACGTCTTTATTCGGGAAAAAGCAAGGCAGATTGTGCATGCGCGTCATACAGTTCATGATCGGCATGTGCAGGAAACCTTTATTGATAATAGTCAATTCTATGTGTATGAACAGTTCCAGACATTGACGGATGATCAGAGAGAGTGCCTGAACGACTTGAGTGAAATTAGAACAGAAGCAGATTATGAGAGATTCTTAAGTGAACTTGTCAAATGGAGAATTCCTTTTCCTGCTCTATCTGACGCTCAGCTGACAAAACTCTTTCGAAAGGTGAAGAAACTCCAGTATCCGCTGCTTCCGCAGGAGCAAATGGAGGAGCTTACGTATTTCGGCTGGACACATAATGAACGCAAATTTATCGTGAAAGCCGTGGATGGAAGCTTGAGGGGAATCAGCGGTCGAATCACACCTTCATCGAAACAGGGATTATGCCACTTTTGTCACAAGCAGGCTGAGGTCGGTTTATTCTCTGTAGAGAGAAAGGTTAGAGGAAAGTCGATGAATTATCAGGCATTTGCCCACTATATCTGTCAGGACAGTATGCAATGTAATCAGCACCTCGCAAATGTTGAGCGAATTGATGCGTTTATGCGGGAAGCATTAGGATTGTAAAAGAATATCGTTATTCAAAAATAATGGTGAATAGAGAAGGAAGAGAGAAGAAGAAATAAAATTTATCAGTATAAAGTGGCTAAAAAATATATTTAAATAGTTTATTTGCTCTCATACAGGGTATAGCGATTATTGTGCTTTACAATAATTGATTATAAGGAGAGCGATTGCAGCATGAAACCAATTCGTCACAAACATCCAGAAAATCAATCAGTACAGCCATCTTACCCAAATGACTGGAACGGACTATTGCAGCGTTTTTTTGATGATACGCCGTTTTCTTTGTCTAATTCCTTCTTTACTGACCCTGACAAGCTTGTTCCGGCAATGAATATTTCTGAGAAGAAAGACAGCTACTTGATTGAGCTGGAGCTTCCAGGAGTAGATCCTGAGGAAGTTGACATTGAGCTTGAAGGCAATGTGATGGTCGTAAAAGGAGAAAAGAGTGTTCGCAGCAAACATGAGGAAAAGGATACACGCATGCATGTGGAAGAACATAGCTATGGGTCCTTCTACAGAAGCTTTACCTTGCCAGGCAATATCAATGTGGACAAGATTGAAGCAGAAAGCAAAAATGGCATGCTTTATATTGATGTACCGAAAAAGGAAGTCAGCAAATCACATAAGATTAACATCATGCATAAAGAATAAAGGATAGATGACACCCGGAAACGAGATTTCCGGGTGTTATTTTTTACCGGATAAAGCGCGCTTTAATTAAATAGGCAATATCATAATCTTGGAGTTCTTTTTGTTCATTGCCTAGCTTGTGGAAAAGCTCGCTGCTTACGGAACTTATGCCGCTGTCGTCACTGGAAAATCCGATGTATCCCAACAAGAAATCTTCATTATCGGGTATGCTTTTTTCTTCTTCCAGGCTTCCCCAAACCATTCCCATCTTTTCGAACTGGTCATCCTTTGTTTGATTTTCATCTGTTTGAGCTGTCGTCATGAATTGCCCATTGTTACCAATACCAATCTGGTAAGTGAACGGCATATCTTCTTCGACGCTTCTTGGTGCGGCAAATACGATGGTTCCGCTGTCCTTAAAGGAATCCGTGCCGCTCAAGCCTGATTTATCATCGATTAATTTTCCAAAGCGATATTTTTCAACCCAGACCTTTATTTCCTTATACTGATTGGCCAATTGAAAGTCAAATACCATGGCCGTTTCCGCTGCAGTTGTCAGAATGGTATTCTCTCGATCGGAGAAGCTTTGAACACTGCTGATTGTATTATCTTTTTGTCTGCTCTTCTCCGAAGCAATGGATTCCTCACACCCGTAGAGGACCGTAGTAAGCAGCCCAACCGTCATCAAGATTTTTAGTCTTTTCATCTTTTCCCCCTTGTTTCTCTATCAATATATTTCTTTACTAATTCGATTAGTAGGAGCCTATTTCCTTTTTTTATAGAGAAATAGCTATTCTTCGATTTGGTGATTGTAAAAATAAACCATAATCTATACACTAGATTTGAGGTGATGATATGAGCAGCAGCTTTAATACAGGGGATATCCTTTTTCAATTATTCAGTTTCATTGTTTTGGCAGTTTTCATTACAGGGATTATTGCCTTTATTCGTTCTCGTAAAAGACGGAATGAGCAGCTTGAGCGCATGGAGAAGAAAATTAATGAACTAAGCGAAGAGCTGAGGAAAAAATAATTGAATTGAAAACAGGCCCATTGACCTAAAGGAATCTAGCACAAACAAGTGGAATAATTTGGTAGATAGAGTGACCATCTGATAAGAATAAGGAGGATTCTATATGCCGCTTGATCCGCAGGTCAAAGGATTTCTTGAGCAAATGGCAGAGGCTTCACTAGGGGCACCGACCATTAGCTCATTTAGCCCATCGGAATATCGGGCCATTTCCAATAGAAATATGGGGACAGGCTCAAAGCCGGAAGAGGTAAGCCGTATACAGGAGGTGCAGATTCCGGTTGAAGATGGGGAGATTATGGCGAGAATTTACACTCCAGAAGGAAACGGCCCCTATCCCGTCTTTTTGTTCTTTCACGGAGGAGGCTGGGTAATCGGCAGTGTGGATACACATGACGGTATGGCTAGAATGATTGCCAATGCCTCGGGGGCCATCGTTGTCTCAGTTGATTATCGCCTTGCTCCGGAGCATAAATTTCCAGTCGCGACGGAGGATTGCTATCATGCTCTCTTGTGGGTGGAAAAACATATTGAAGAGCATGGGGGGATGAGAGATTGTCTCATCGTCGGAGGTGACAGTGCGGGAGGGAATCTGGCTGCTGTCGTGACCTTGATGGCTAAGGAACGGAGCGGTCCGAAAATGGCTGGCCAAGTACTCATTTATCCTGCCACATCCTTTACTGTTTCAACTCCTTCCATGAAAGAGAATGCAGAGGGTTACTTTCTGACGAAGGATATGATGAATTGGTTTGCCTATCAATATCTCCGTGATGAGGACAGGACCTCACCTTATGCCTCCCCGCTGTCGGCTGGGGATTTAAGCGCTCTTCCGAAGGCCCTTGTCTTAACGGCAGAATATGACCCGCTTCGGGATGAGGGAAGGATGTATGCAGATGCACTTGCTGCCGCTGGTGTATCGGTGCAATATAAGGAATATAAAGGGATGATTCATGGCTTTGTCAGTATGGCAGACGCGCTTGACCAAGGGAAGGAAGCGATTCGTCACATAGGAGCTGCGATAAAAGGAATGGCGGCTGAGAAGGCCGGCATTGTTAAAGACTCTTAAAAATAATGGATGATTTAGATGCTTTGGGCAGAGCTGGCTTTCGGGTCAGCTTTTTATTATTTATAAACGTGAAGGCAGTGGGATCAAGATGTTGAAGTAAAAATCAAAAGGTAGTTGTTTTTTATATGAAAGGTGATGTGGATTAAGAAAAATTCAAAAAGCGAATAAATTGACATTATCTCGAATTCGAGATAAATTAAAAGTATCAATATGGGGGTGGATGATTTATGAACAAAATAAAAGGACTTCATCATGTCACAGCCATCACAAGCAGTGCAGAGAAAAATTATCAATTCTTTACGCATGTGCTTGGGATGAGGCTGATTAAGAAAACAGTCAATCAGGACGATATACAAACCTATCATTTATTCTTTGCCGATGACAAGGGCAATGCAGGGACAGATATGACATTCTTTGATTTTCCGGGGATTCCTAAAGGTTCCCATGGAACAAATGAGATTTATCGAACAGCCTTTCGGGTGCCGACAGATGAGGCGCTGGACTATTGGGTCAAGAGATTTAACCGCTTAAGGATTGAACATACAGGCATCAAGGAGCAATTTGGGAAGAAGACGCTGTCTTTTGCAGATTTTGATGATCAGCAGTACCAATTGATTTCTGATGAGCAGAATGAAGGTGTGCCAAGCGGCATCCCATGGCAAAACGGGCCCATTCCGCTCGAATATGCCATTACAGGGCTTGGACCGGTTCATATTCGAATTGCTGAATTTGATTACTTCAAGGAAGTATTAGAGAAGGTCTATCATTTCACTGAAATCGACCATGATGGGGATATCCATTTATTTGAGATGGGTGAAGGCGGAAATGGAGCACAGGTTATCGTGGAGAAGAACACATCCTTGCCATATGCGCAGCAGGGCTATGGAACGGTACATCATGCGGCCTTCAGAGTCGAGGATACAGAGGCATTGAATGAATGGATTGAACGGATGAAGCAATTCCGTCTGCCGTCTTCCGGCTATGTTGATCGCCATTTCTTTG includes:
- the guaC gene encoding GMP reductase, yielding MRKVFDYEDIQLIPAKCIVDSRSECDTTVTLGAHSFKLPVVPANMQTIIDENIAVKLAENGYFYIMHRFHPEKRVAFIQKMQARGLITSISVGVKPEEYEFIECLAKDGLLPDYITIDIAHGHSNSVIKMIQHIKKYLPESFVIAGNVGTPEAVRELENAGADATKVGIGPGKVCITKIKTGFGTGGWQLAALRLCGKAATKPIIADGGIRTHGDIAKSIRFGATMVMIGSLFAGHEESPGESFEIDGKRYKEYFGSASEYQKGERRNVEGKKMYVEYKGPLMDTLIEMEQDLQSSISYAGGKTIEAIRTVDYVVVKNSIFNGDRVF
- a CDS encoding CD3324 family protein, with protein sequence MKYQSANRILPKELLEEIQKYIDGDLLYIPVKEEERKPWGSLTKAKEYTNKRNEEIRASYRQGAAITELADQYSLSPYTIRNILYRK
- a CDS encoding FusB/FusC family EF-G-binding protein, which translates into the protein MKPFIENHQYVFIREKARQIVHARHTVHDRHVQETFIDNSQFYVYEQFQTLTDDQRECLNDLSEIRTEADYERFLSELVKWRIPFPALSDAQLTKLFRKVKKLQYPLLPQEQMEELTYFGWTHNERKFIVKAVDGSLRGISGRITPSSKQGLCHFCHKQAEVGLFSVERKVRGKSMNYQAFAHYICQDSMQCNQHLANVERIDAFMREALGL
- a CDS encoding Hsp20/alpha crystallin family protein, which translates into the protein MKPIRHKHPENQSVQPSYPNDWNGLLQRFFDDTPFSLSNSFFTDPDKLVPAMNISEKKDSYLIELELPGVDPEEVDIELEGNVMVVKGEKSVRSKHEEKDTRMHVEEHSYGSFYRSFTLPGNINVDKIEAESKNGMLYIDVPKKEVSKSHKINIMHKE
- a CDS encoding DUF4083 domain-containing protein, with amino-acid sequence MSSSFNTGDILFQLFSFIVLAVFITGIIAFIRSRKRRNEQLERMEKKINELSEELRKK
- a CDS encoding alpha/beta hydrolase, producing MPLDPQVKGFLEQMAEASLGAPTISSFSPSEYRAISNRNMGTGSKPEEVSRIQEVQIPVEDGEIMARIYTPEGNGPYPVFLFFHGGGWVIGSVDTHDGMARMIANASGAIVVSVDYRLAPEHKFPVATEDCYHALLWVEKHIEEHGGMRDCLIVGGDSAGGNLAAVVTLMAKERSGPKMAGQVLIYPATSFTVSTPSMKENAEGYFLTKDMMNWFAYQYLRDEDRTSPYASPLSAGDLSALPKALVLTAEYDPLRDEGRMYADALAAAGVSVQYKEYKGMIHGFVSMADALDQGKEAIRHIGAAIKGMAAEKAGIVKDS
- a CDS encoding ring-cleaving dioxygenase, with the translated sequence MNKIKGLHHVTAITSSAEKNYQFFTHVLGMRLIKKTVNQDDIQTYHLFFADDKGNAGTDMTFFDFPGIPKGSHGTNEIYRTAFRVPTDEALDYWVKRFNRLRIEHTGIKEQFGKKTLSFADFDDQQYQLISDEQNEGVPSGIPWQNGPIPLEYAITGLGPVHIRIAEFDYFKEVLEKVYHFTEIDHDGDIHLFEMGEGGNGAQVIVEKNTSLPYAQQGYGTVHHAAFRVEDTEALNEWIERMKQFRLPSSGYVDRHFFESLYTRVAPQILFELATDGPGFMGDEPYETLGEKLSLPPFLEPKREYIESVVRPIDTVRSNQMFEKEYE